In Sphaeramia orbicularis chromosome 5, fSphaOr1.1, whole genome shotgun sequence, a genomic segment contains:
- the alas1 gene encoding 5-aminolevulinate synthase, non-specific, mitochondrial, with protein MDVIVRRCPFLARVPQAFFQQPKKSLVVYAQRCPIMMELASKPMAPSMARALCSSSSSHQKTENIVSGTEAPKQEQEPKIPAGHPMPPSGQVMASKCPFLAAEMGQKNSSVVRQVGIEFQEDVQEVRTVQKEVSTTQMKQPSLASTTKGSPEKQTNLMQTLLKQRPKRVSHLLKDNLPVSPIHYDDFFEKKIEEKKHDHTYRVFKTVNRLANEFPMADDFTGSLDEKREVSVWCSNDYLGMSRHPRVVQSIMDTLQRHGSGAGGTRNISGTSKFHVELEQELADLHKKDAALLFTSCFVANDSTLFTLAKMLPGCEIYSDAGNHASMIQGIRNSGAKKFIFRHNDVAHLRELLQKGDPTKPKIVAFETVHSMDGAVCPLEEMCDVAHEFGAITFVDEVHAVGLYGARGGGIGDRDGVMHKMDIISGTLGKAFGCVGGYIASTSALIDTVRSYAAGFIFTTSLPPMLLAGARQSIQVLKGEEGRTLRRKHQRNVKLLRQMLMDSGLPVVHCPSHIIPVRVSNAEKNTEVCDIMMSRHNIYVQAINYPTVARGEELLRIAPTPHHTPEMMKYFVERLVHTWKEVGLDLKPHSSAECTFCQQPLHFELMSEREKSYFSGLSHPISACA; from the exons ATGGATGTAATAGTGCGTCGCTGTCCATTCCTGGCTCGTGTGCCCCAGGCCTTCTTTCAGCAGCCCAAAAAGTCTCTGGTAGTTTATGCTCAGCGATGCCCCATCATGATGGAGCTGGCTTCAAAACCGATGGCTCCATCAATGGCACGggccctctgctcctcctcctcctcccaccaGAAGACAGAAAACATTGTGTCTGGCACTGAAG CTCCCAAACAGGAACAGGAGCCTAAGATCCCCGCTGGCCATCCAATGCCACCCTCAGGCCAGGTGATGGCCTCTAAATGCCCTTTCCTAGCAGCTGAGATGGGCCAAAAGAACAGCAGTGTGGTTCGCCAAGTTGGCATTGAGTTCCAAGAGGATGTTCAAGAAGTCCGCACTGTGCAGAAGG AAGTGTCCACTACACAGATGAAGCAGCCTTCCTTAGCCAGCACCACCAAGGGAAGCCCAGAAAAGCAGACTAATCTGATGCAAACCCTCCTGAAACAACGACCTAAAAGGGTCTCTCATTTGCTGAAGGACAATTTACCAG TGTCACCCATCCATTATGATGACTTTTTCGAGAagaaaatagaagagaagaagcaTGACCACACATACCGTGTGTTTAAAACTGTGAACCGTCTGGCCAATGAGTTCCCCATGGCAGATGACTTCACAGGCTCTTTGGATGAAAAGAGGGAGGTGTCGGTGTGGTGCAGTAACGACTACCTGGGCATGAGCCGACATCCACGAGTCGTGCAGTCCATCAT GGATACCTTACAGAGGCATGGTTCTGGAGCAGGAGGTACCAGGAACATCTCTGGGACCAGTAAATTCCATGTGGAACTGGAACAAGAACTGGCTGACCTCCACAAAAAGGATGCAGCACTTCTATTCACCTCCTGCTTTGTCGCCAATGACTCTACCCTTTTCACCCTTGCCAAAATGCTGCCTG GTTGTGAGATCTACTCTGATGCAGGAAACCATGCTTCAATGATCCAGGGTATTAGAAACAGTGGTGCTAAGAAATTCATTTTCCGCCACAATGATGTGGCTCACCTTCGAGAGCTGCTGCAGAAGGGAGATCCCACTAAACCAAAGATTGTGGCCTTTGAGACTGTCCATTCTATGGATG GTGCTGTATGTCCACTGGAAGAAATGTGTGACGTGGCCCATGAATTTGGCGCCATTACCTTTGTCGATGAGGTTCATGCTGTGGGCTTGTATGGTGCCAGAGGAGGTGGCATCGGAGACAGGGATGGCGTCATGCATAAGATGGATATCATATCAGGGACACTAG GCAAGGCCTTTGGCTGTGTGGGTGGCTACATCGCGAGTACATCTGCCCTGATTGACACGGTTCGTTCCTACGCTGCTGGTTTCATCTTCACCACCTCTTTGCCTCCAATGCTCTTAGCTGGAGCCAGGCAGTCAATCCAGGTTCTTAAAGGGGAAGAGGGCCGTACACTAAGACGGAAACACCAACGCAACGTCAAGCTGCTCAGACAAATGCTGATGGACTCAGGCCTACCAGTGGTGCACTGCCCCAGCCACATCATCCCTGTCCGG gtttcaaatgcagagaaaaacacAGAAGTGTGTGACATCATGATGAGTCGCCACAACATATATGTGCAGGCCATCAACTATCCCACTGTAGCCAGGGGAGAAGAGCTTCTACGTATTGCCCCAACTCCTCATCACACCCCGGAGATGATGAAATATTTTGTTG AGAGGCTGGTGCACACATGGAAGGAGGTGGGTCTGGACCTGAAACCCCACTCATCAGCAGAGTGTACATTCTGCCAGCAGCCACTGCACTTTGAGCTGATGAGTGAAAGAGAAAAGTCTTACTTTAGTGGCCTCAGCCACCCTATCTCAGCCTGTGCATAA